Proteins from a genomic interval of Thunnus maccoyii chromosome 1, fThuMac1.1, whole genome shotgun sequence:
- the cdkn1ca gene encoding cyclin-dependent kinase inhibitor 1Ca has protein sequence MNPIRRRESVCRSLFGPVDHDQLRRDLKLKLKEITEQDSRRWNFNFQTDTPLPGRFQWEEIPAHCAAALYQESEEMQDAAVCSPDTEGDDRLGAATNQENCPSISNTPKCPAEVTPVRRKRRLSKPAVKPRSNTRITDFFVKRRRTSETKSVLNPFLTSSSEAALCKTIR, from the exons ATGAATCCCATCAGGCGCAGAGAGTCGGTGTGTAGGAGTCTGTTTGGCCCAGTGGACCACGACCAGCTGCGCCGAGACttgaagctgaagctgaaggAAATCACTGAGCAGGACAGCCGCCGCTGGAACTTCAACTTCCAGACTGACACGCCACTGCCTGGCAGGTTTCAGTGGGAGGAAATCCCCGCACACTGCGCTGCTGCTCTCTACCAGGAGTCCGAGGAGATGCAGGACGCAGCTGTCTGTTCTCCAGACACTGAAGGTGATGACAGGCTGGGCGCAGCGACCAACCAGGAGAACTGCCCCAGTATCTCCAACACACCCAAGTGTCCCGCTGAAGTGACGCCCGTccggaggaagaggaggctcTCAAAGCCGGCAGTCAAGCCCAGAAGCAATACACGAATTACAG ATTTCTTCGTAAAGAGAAGAAGGACTTCAGAAACAAAGAGCGTCCTGAATCCTTTTCTCACAAGTTCCAGTGAAGCAGCTCTGTGCAAAACAATAAGATGA